A section of the Acidobacteriota bacterium genome encodes:
- a CDS encoding carboxypeptidase regulatory-like domain-containing protein — MLSKPVLWRRLFRPISFCLLTFALFSLPSPAQDAPATPQDAPAATEAPASTEAPAGTVQGTVKDVDGNPIEGARVLFRSKLEGTSTVVRSGKNGAYVSEGLAPGDYLVQVNARNLQISETHITVKVGAAAVADFKLEGINPGPVRLESRRPGELVDSMPINGRATVSLARTDPGVQVVDGSILDSGKSGYQALSLNSQYGRTVHYDFDEVEAMDETRGGAIANLPAEAVNELIVTRTLPEVFQSLNAAGSVRLTTRSGGDDWHGNLFGNFRDRKIGLAGFPSGDPKYSRQHYGFGAGGALIKDKAFLYFGGERTKDDGVLPFYQGFPANFLSTRQAPFRENMLTARLDYNWSENAKWFARYSYNNANGLGPTDSLAKLRNQINVPSAVFGLDWNRGRFAHSGRFGYQKLVNSLNPALGGDSLVIPEAPFHLQIGSFEAGPNSQGPRQTIQRDLFGRYDGSTPFHDRHTFRFGGAIHRIEQGDFYSPGIVGPSVTSSNGIDVITAINNDPTLSGGAENPLNYPVGTITIYNGLGNFSEHSAFNRSTGGHTDNRIELYAADTFKLYPNLNIFVGVNYARDTNRTNSDLGVIPCSSINTDIVPNSDKICTGGTPLLDQFGDVKGLGNRVSQPNWNFAPQAGVAWDPGRNGRTVIRAGGGLFYDNFLLQNAYQDRISRLSQGQYFRSLNLCPASTVLFPDGSAVNSVATDGVSIGSLCGQPIGGTVQGADGPVLVADAIQHLQQQYLDAQSSVTGGNNIYSLANSLANFGGTLAPNFRTPRVLHMSAGIQHQLGERSMFSLDYVREIGTQYPLGIDTNHVGDARHLDSAAALAAINATVTQAGCTPAGSAGSESQAAVQCYINAVPGASIVNFARNGLDSGNAFCGPFPCSVLGLPEPAFGGIHATAIDPADPTKLQYLGSNVMYFPSGRTKYVGVHATFRTSGDRLARGIRHWDLAVAYTYSKYQSNVAAADGSGGDFSILSRAEDYIRPHVGHFGSSGLDRRNMFTFAPTFDLPHGPRLSIIAQMASPLELSARLPQLDGGGVAGEIFRTDATGDGTVGDLLPGTSVGGLGGYSGSDLGNAIAIYNKNYAGRLTSASAALVSQNGTIAPLFTSDQLSKLGALYPFVCAGPAQPGCPALPHNPAQTTWLKTVDLRFSWPFRIGERVRVEPNVAAFNIANFANFGGAGRQLNGVLDGSPGSSLNGASSPGTCGNSSALCTSRLDRIMPGSGTYALGAPRQIEFGVKITF; from the coding sequence TTGTTATCCAAGCCCGTGTTGTGGCGGCGGTTGTTTCGCCCGATTTCCTTCTGCTTGCTTACATTTGCCCTGTTTAGTTTGCCCTCGCCTGCGCAGGACGCGCCTGCTACTCCTCAGGATGCCCCCGCGGCAACCGAGGCTCCTGCGTCCACTGAGGCCCCTGCAGGCACCGTCCAGGGCACGGTGAAGGACGTCGACGGCAATCCGATCGAAGGGGCACGCGTCCTGTTCCGTTCCAAACTGGAAGGCACCAGTACGGTGGTCCGTTCCGGCAAGAATGGCGCTTATGTTTCAGAGGGATTGGCGCCCGGGGACTACCTGGTGCAGGTGAATGCGCGCAACCTACAGATTTCCGAAACTCATATCACCGTGAAGGTGGGAGCGGCTGCCGTCGCCGACTTCAAACTGGAGGGGATCAATCCCGGGCCAGTTCGGCTGGAAAGTCGCCGGCCAGGGGAACTGGTCGATTCGATGCCGATCAACGGCCGCGCTACTGTAAGCCTCGCCCGGACAGATCCCGGCGTGCAGGTCGTCGATGGCTCGATACTGGATTCTGGCAAGAGTGGTTACCAGGCGCTCTCCCTCAACAGTCAGTACGGGCGCACCGTCCATTACGACTTCGACGAAGTCGAAGCAATGGACGAAACCAGGGGCGGGGCAATCGCCAACTTGCCTGCCGAAGCGGTCAACGAATTGATTGTGACCCGGACTTTGCCGGAAGTATTTCAGTCGCTGAACGCGGCGGGATCCGTTCGTCTGACGACGCGCTCTGGGGGCGACGATTGGCATGGCAATCTGTTCGGGAACTTCCGCGACCGCAAGATAGGACTCGCAGGCTTTCCTTCGGGTGATCCGAAATACAGCCGCCAGCACTATGGGTTTGGAGCGGGCGGGGCGTTGATCAAAGATAAAGCATTCCTATATTTCGGCGGCGAGCGCACCAAGGACGACGGCGTGTTGCCGTTCTACCAGGGGTTTCCTGCCAACTTTCTGAGCACGCGTCAGGCGCCGTTCCGTGAAAACATGCTGACCGCTCGCCTCGACTACAACTGGTCGGAAAACGCGAAGTGGTTTGCCCGCTACAGTTATAACAACGCCAACGGATTAGGGCCGACCGATAGCCTGGCCAAGCTGCGGAATCAGATCAATGTGCCGTCCGCGGTGTTTGGTTTGGACTGGAACCGAGGCCGATTCGCGCACAGCGGGCGCTTCGGGTATCAGAAGCTGGTCAACTCCCTCAATCCGGCGTTAGGTGGGGACTCCCTCGTTATCCCCGAAGCTCCGTTTCACCTGCAGATAGGATCTTTCGAGGCGGGGCCGAACTCGCAGGGACCGCGGCAAACGATTCAACGTGATTTGTTCGGGCGCTACGATGGCAGCACGCCGTTCCACGACCGGCACACGTTCCGTTTTGGCGGTGCCATTCATCGGATCGAACAGGGCGATTTCTATTCACCCGGAATCGTTGGACCGTCGGTGACCAGTTCCAATGGCATCGATGTGATTACCGCCATCAACAATGATCCGACTCTGTCGGGCGGTGCCGAGAATCCGCTGAATTATCCAGTGGGAACCATCACCATCTACAACGGGCTAGGAAATTTCAGCGAACATTCTGCTTTCAATCGTTCGACGGGCGGCCACACGGATAATCGCATCGAACTCTATGCCGCCGATACTTTCAAGCTCTATCCAAACCTCAACATCTTCGTAGGCGTAAATTACGCGCGCGATACGAATCGCACCAATAGCGATCTCGGCGTGATCCCATGTTCGTCGATCAATACGGATATCGTTCCGAACTCTGACAAGATCTGCACGGGCGGCACGCCGCTACTGGATCAGTTTGGCGACGTAAAGGGCTTGGGCAATCGTGTGAGTCAGCCCAACTGGAATTTCGCTCCGCAAGCCGGTGTCGCATGGGATCCGGGCCGCAATGGCCGGACCGTGATTCGCGCGGGCGGCGGATTGTTCTACGACAACTTCCTTCTTCAGAACGCCTATCAGGATCGCATCAGCCGATTGTCGCAGGGGCAGTACTTCCGCAGCCTGAATCTTTGTCCGGCGTCAACGGTGCTCTTTCCGGATGGTTCGGCCGTAAACTCAGTCGCGACAGACGGAGTAAGTATCGGCTCGCTCTGTGGACAGCCGATCGGGGGCACGGTACAGGGAGCGGACGGACCAGTGCTGGTCGCGGATGCGATCCAGCATCTTCAGCAGCAATATCTGGACGCGCAGTCTTCCGTGACTGGCGGGAATAATATTTACTCGCTCGCAAACAGTCTCGCCAACTTTGGCGGGACGCTGGCGCCGAATTTCCGAACCCCGCGAGTGTTGCACATGAGCGCCGGGATCCAGCACCAACTAGGCGAGCGCAGCATGTTCTCGCTGGACTACGTGCGCGAGATCGGCACGCAATATCCGCTCGGGATCGACACCAACCACGTGGGCGATGCGCGGCATCTGGATTCCGCGGCGGCCCTGGCGGCAATTAACGCCACGGTAACGCAGGCTGGATGTACGCCCGCTGGCTCTGCTGGCAGCGAGTCGCAGGCAGCTGTGCAGTGCTATATCAATGCGGTTCCCGGAGCGAGCATTGTTAACTTCGCCCGCAATGGACTCGATTCTGGAAATGCGTTCTGCGGTCCGTTCCCGTGTTCCGTGCTTGGCTTACCGGAGCCCGCGTTCGGTGGAATTCATGCGACCGCAATCGACCCCGCCGATCCGACGAAATTGCAGTACCTGGGATCGAACGTGATGTACTTCCCGAGCGGGCGCACGAAGTATGTCGGCGTGCATGCCACGTTTCGGACTTCGGGAGATCGCCTGGCGCGCGGCATCCGGCACTGGGATCTGGCGGTTGCCTATACCTATTCGAAATATCAAAGCAACGTCGCGGCGGCGGATGGCAGCGGCGGCGATTTCTCGATTCTCAGCCGGGCGGAAGATTACATCCGCCCGCACGTCGGTCATTTTGGATCGTCCGGACTCGACCGGCGCAACATGTTTACGTTTGCGCCCACCTTTGACTTGCCGCACGGACCGCGGCTTTCCATCATTGCCCAGATGGCCTCTCCGCTGGAGTTGAGCGCGCGCCTTCCGCAACTGGACGGCGGTGGAGTGGCCGGAGAAATCTTTCGGACCGACGCCACCGGTGATGGTACTGTCGGCGATCTTCTTCCCGGAACGAGCGTTGGCGGTCTGGGCGGATATTCGGGTAGCGATTTGGGTAATGCCATCGCAATCTATAACAAGAACTACGCCGGCCGGTTGACCTCGGCCAGCGCGGCGCTGGTCAGCCAGAATGGGACGATCGCTCCGTTGTTCACCTCCGACCAGCTTTCGAAACTGGGTGCGCTCTATCCCTTCGTCTGCGCGGGTCCGGCACAGCCCGGATGTCCGGCGTTGCCGCACAATCCGGCGCAGACGACCTGGCTCAAGACGGTTGATCTACGCTTCAGCTGGCCGTTTCGAATTGGGGAGCGGGTCCGGGTGGAACCGAACGTAGCTGCCTTCAACATAGCGAATTTCGCGAACTTTGGAGGCGCGGGCCGTCAGTTGAACGGCGTGCTTGACGGTTCACCGGGCAGTTCGTTGAATGGCGCCAGCTCTCCAGGCACCTGCGGAAACTCAAGCGCGCTCTGCACTTCGCGCCTGGATCGAATCATGCCCGGCTCGGGGACCTACGCACTCGGAGCGCCCCGGCAAATTGAATTTGGGGTGAAGATTACTTTCTGA
- a CDS encoding PilZ domain-containing protein, with product MKYTRLYGVKHKRTEGQFQTTWKELQEGLPKTGETGFLLGVADNRLLLDGTPLETGQAERSFAQLLTAAGLASIHFSSKVTLDDFTRLVTAFAMGGSKAQDFAKQLKDTLGDNKNSSIKINEVKFIAADPTTGEISVAAQLAAQSLGPEFKQWLNDPQKMLQLIAAAQGASSGGSGEPGGAPLGTVPNVPVAHGGGAGTGGGGGAWTGGTVPLQEEEVIQAIRMLTHFGQVAQDPNAGPEQFTAELNKVPESTKLNLAGLLESLSKQVTTVAEETDTPLLMKAAEHMAIRFALDRYSKGEVKVNAVHQMMEHMSRQMDTLRQILRVQEDKMSKAGILVDSHADILDRMFWAEVPEAGKKSVLLSGEAACVPPRNIRQFVEMLLERDDKEIAAKILTNYCSCLDAKDLEPRRKTAIGLAQIADLYASAPEEVMPNAISMIGEKLAKETDSEVQSLLSAAFTRFGQEACTRKKYKAVAEVCLSLVDIGKERPLLVQDLRSRVGIENRLPEMLEEAIMAPSVSEELINVLQQIPKSSVEHLSDRFFRSQKRVECDRIVELVGELGQPAVDDLREVLRTGQPRQAASCVGLLSRLNVSTLLELLPTRMSEFNRFYQDVIVRQIAYGAASDRGRTLLELLELLDPLILPEAIDEIGMSLDRTASSSLIAMASAGEAASRPPFVQLKAIESLGRLRDAEAVPVLRSIVEEKKIWGRTQHRELRVAAAQALSKIDPRYGAQVLADSGLDAAELAINPLDPAPACPWVRQRRYERVILPRTFSATLSSSWGKSNIVMREMSMGGGMGTRSDNLRVGSEANVEISTGVKKIRGQVLLRRARVNEIGFEFVSMDLDSRYRLRRILVEASEKAPENRSSTWDGERKT from the coding sequence GTGAAGTACACGCGCCTCTATGGCGTGAAGCATAAGCGGACCGAAGGCCAGTTCCAAACCACCTGGAAAGAACTGCAGGAAGGCCTGCCCAAGACCGGAGAAACCGGATTTCTGCTGGGTGTAGCGGACAATCGATTGTTGCTGGACGGCACGCCTCTCGAAACCGGACAGGCAGAACGAAGCTTCGCGCAACTGCTCACTGCGGCCGGCCTGGCGAGTATCCATTTTTCCAGCAAAGTTACGCTCGATGACTTTACCCGCCTGGTCACAGCCTTTGCGATGGGCGGATCGAAGGCGCAGGACTTCGCCAAGCAACTCAAAGACACGCTCGGCGACAACAAGAATTCTTCCATCAAAATCAATGAAGTGAAATTTATCGCAGCTGATCCGACGACCGGAGAAATTTCCGTCGCAGCCCAGCTCGCTGCACAATCGCTCGGACCAGAATTCAAACAGTGGCTGAACGATCCGCAAAAAATGCTGCAGTTGATCGCCGCGGCCCAGGGAGCGAGTTCCGGCGGCTCGGGCGAGCCCGGCGGAGCGCCACTGGGTACGGTCCCCAATGTTCCGGTCGCGCATGGCGGCGGAGCGGGCACCGGCGGCGGCGGTGGTGCGTGGACCGGCGGAACGGTTCCTCTTCAAGAAGAGGAAGTGATTCAAGCCATCCGCATGCTCACTCACTTCGGACAAGTAGCGCAGGATCCGAACGCGGGCCCCGAACAGTTCACCGCGGAGCTGAACAAAGTTCCCGAAAGCACCAAGCTGAATCTGGCTGGGTTACTTGAAAGTTTGTCGAAGCAGGTCACAACGGTTGCCGAAGAAACCGACACGCCACTGTTGATGAAGGCGGCCGAGCACATGGCCATCCGCTTCGCACTCGATCGCTATTCGAAGGGTGAAGTAAAGGTCAACGCCGTTCACCAGATGATGGAGCACATGAGCCGTCAGATGGACACGTTGCGGCAGATCTTGCGCGTGCAGGAAGACAAGATGTCGAAGGCGGGCATCCTGGTCGACTCGCATGCCGACATTCTCGACCGTATGTTCTGGGCGGAAGTCCCGGAAGCTGGCAAGAAGAGCGTACTGCTCTCGGGCGAAGCGGCATGTGTGCCTCCGCGCAACATCCGGCAGTTTGTGGAAATGCTGCTGGAGCGCGACGACAAAGAGATTGCAGCCAAGATCCTGACTAACTACTGCAGTTGCCTGGACGCCAAGGACCTCGAGCCGCGGCGCAAGACCGCCATTGGTCTCGCGCAGATTGCCGACCTCTACGCAAGCGCTCCGGAAGAAGTGATGCCGAACGCAATTTCCATGATCGGCGAAAAGCTGGCCAAGGAAACCGACAGTGAAGTGCAAAGCCTTTTGAGCGCGGCATTCACCCGTTTCGGACAGGAAGCCTGCACTCGCAAGAAATACAAAGCGGTCGCGGAAGTTTGCCTGTCGCTGGTCGATATCGGCAAGGAACGTCCGCTGCTGGTGCAGGATCTGCGTTCCCGTGTTGGCATTGAAAACCGCCTCCCGGAAATGCTCGAAGAAGCCATCATGGCGCCTTCGGTTTCGGAAGAGCTGATCAACGTTCTGCAGCAGATTCCGAAGAGTTCCGTGGAACATCTCTCTGACCGATTCTTCCGCTCGCAGAAACGAGTAGAGTGCGACCGGATCGTGGAACTGGTCGGAGAACTGGGCCAGCCGGCGGTCGACGATCTGCGCGAGGTGCTGCGCACCGGACAACCGCGACAAGCTGCATCCTGTGTAGGCCTGCTGAGCCGTCTGAATGTCTCAACGTTGCTCGAACTGCTGCCGACACGCATGTCGGAATTCAACCGTTTCTATCAGGACGTAATCGTGCGCCAGATCGCGTACGGCGCCGCTTCCGATCGCGGCCGCACGCTCCTGGAGCTTTTGGAATTGCTCGATCCGCTCATTCTGCCCGAGGCCATCGACGAAATCGGGATGAGCCTGGATCGCACCGCGAGTTCGAGTCTGATTGCGATGGCGAGCGCGGGCGAAGCTGCTTCCCGGCCACCGTTTGTGCAGCTCAAAGCGATCGAGTCCCTGGGACGATTGCGAGATGCAGAAGCGGTTCCGGTTCTGCGCAGCATCGTGGAAGAGAAGAAGATCTGGGGCCGCACGCAGCATCGCGAGCTACGCGTCGCTGCGGCGCAGGCACTGTCGAAGATCGACCCGCGCTATGGCGCCCAGGTACTGGCAGACAGTGGCCTGGATGCCGCAGAACTGGCCATCAATCCGTTGGATCCGGCTCCTGCTTGCCCATGGGTGCGGCAGCGGCGCTATGAACGCGTCATTCTGCCACGCACATTCTCGGCGACGCTGAGCAGTTCCTGGGGAAAGTCCAATATCGTCATGCGCGAAATGAGCATGGGCGGCGGTATGGGAACGCGTAGCGACAATCTCCGCGTCGGTTCCGAAGCGAACGTCGAGATCTCCACGGGCGTAAAAAAGATTCGCGGCCAGGTCCTCCTGCGTCGCGCGCGTGTCAACGAAATCGGCTTCGAGTTCGTCAGCATGGATCTGGACAGCCGTTACCGGCTACGCCGCATCCTGGTCGAAGCGTCCGAGAAAGCGCCCGAGAATCGTTCGTCCACGTGGGACGGCGAACGCAAGACCTAG
- a CDS encoding ATP synthase F0 subunit C, with amino-acid sequence MKKMLMVLFVMMMFSILAVPAFAQTGGAAAGGTNWVAITAGFAIAIAAGLAAQGQGKVGAAACEAMARNPAARSFIQLALILGLAFIESLVLFTLVIIFVKVV; translated from the coding sequence ATGAAGAAGATGTTGATGGTGCTGTTCGTGATGATGATGTTCTCGATCCTTGCCGTGCCTGCGTTCGCGCAGACCGGTGGCGCTGCGGCCGGCGGTACGAACTGGGTTGCGATTACGGCAGGCTTCGCGATTGCAATCGCGGCTGGTCTGGCTGCGCAAGGCCAGGGCAAAGTGGGTGCAGCGGCTTGCGAAGCGATGGCTCGCAACCCTGCAGCACGTTCTTTCATTCAGCTGGCGCTGATTCTCGGCTTGGCCTTCATCGAGTCGCTGGTGCTGTTCACGCTCGTGATTATTTTCGTCAAGGTTGTCTAA
- a CDS encoding molybdenum cofactor biosynthesis protein MoaE, whose protein sequence is MQIRVLFFGMLKDLLGRSSDALELPEGARLQAVLSHYVSQAPRLESLLPSLALSVNQEYSGPEKVLRSGDEVGLLPPVSGGSVAASVLPCVRIVREPISTQAELDRTKLPQDGAAVVFEGVVRDNTRGRRTLYLDYESYEAMALKQMEALCEDAKARFAVRAVTLVHRLGHLEIGETSVLIVVASAHRGPAFEACRWIIDTLKKTVPIWKKEYFEDGAVWADGEPFPEEIARPAGATRGQPASK, encoded by the coding sequence ATGCAGATTCGCGTACTTTTTTTCGGGATGTTGAAAGACCTGCTCGGACGGTCGAGCGATGCGCTGGAACTCCCGGAAGGAGCCCGTCTTCAAGCCGTCCTCTCCCACTATGTAAGCCAGGCGCCCCGTTTGGAGTCGCTGCTTCCATCGCTGGCGCTGTCTGTAAATCAGGAGTATTCCGGTCCAGAAAAAGTTCTACGGAGCGGCGACGAAGTTGGATTGCTTCCGCCGGTGAGTGGAGGCTCGGTCGCGGCCAGCGTGCTACCGTGCGTTCGCATTGTGCGGGAACCAATATCCACGCAGGCGGAACTCGATCGCACCAAGCTCCCGCAGGATGGCGCGGCGGTGGTCTTCGAAGGTGTGGTCCGCGACAACACGCGTGGGCGTCGTACCCTCTACCTCGACTATGAGTCCTACGAAGCCATGGCGCTGAAGCAGATGGAGGCGCTCTGCGAGGATGCCAAGGCTCGCTTTGCCGTAAGGGCAGTGACCCTCGTGCATCGTCTGGGTCACCTGGAAATCGGTGAGACGAGCGTGCTGATCGTGGTAGCATCCGCACACCGTGGGCCTGCATTTGAGGCTTGCCGCTGGATCATCGACACCTTGAAGAAGACGGTTCCCATCTGGAAGAAAGAATATTTCGAGGACGGAGCTGTGTGGGCAGACGGTGAGCCCTTTCCCGAAGAAATCGCTCGTCCCGCAGGCGCAACCAGAGGGCAGCCTGCATCCAAATGA
- the egtD gene encoding L-histidine N(alpha)-methyltransferase, protein MILRQTVTTTADPIAEFAAEVREGLLRPGQKELPSKYLYDEVGSALFEVISALPEYGLTRADERLLRENAGEIVARVKSPVVVAELGSGSGKKTRYLLEALDRRQQTRYCPIEISHSALTMCARELGDIEHISIVGFESEYLDGLLEVADNRRPGEHLLVLFLGSTIGNFDRPADVKFLRAVRRTLQPGDFLLLGTDLIKPTPQMLDAYDDCLGVTAAFNLNLLARINRELGGNFALPHFRHEARYNPETRSIEMHLRSERYQNVTISRAGLTVTFREGETIWTESSHKYSRPELLQLAMAAGFRCDQQWVDDEWPFAETLLRAE, encoded by the coding sequence ATGATTTTGCGACAGACAGTTACGACCACTGCCGATCCCATCGCTGAATTTGCCGCTGAGGTGCGCGAGGGCTTGCTCCGTCCCGGCCAGAAAGAATTGCCATCGAAATACCTGTATGACGAAGTCGGTTCCGCGCTCTTCGAAGTGATCAGTGCGCTTCCCGAGTACGGGCTCACGCGCGCTGACGAGCGTCTGCTGCGAGAGAATGCGGGAGAGATAGTGGCCAGAGTCAAGTCTCCCGTGGTGGTCGCGGAACTCGGCAGCGGGAGCGGCAAAAAAACTCGCTACCTGCTCGAAGCACTCGATCGCCGGCAGCAAACACGCTATTGTCCGATCGAAATTTCGCATTCCGCGCTGACCATGTGTGCGCGTGAGCTGGGCGATATTGAGCACATCAGCATCGTGGGCTTCGAGAGTGAATATCTCGACGGCCTGCTCGAAGTGGCTGACAACCGGCGCCCGGGCGAACACTTGCTGGTGCTGTTTCTGGGAAGTACCATCGGAAATTTTGACCGTCCGGCGGACGTTAAATTTCTGCGCGCAGTGCGGCGCACCCTGCAGCCGGGAGACTTCCTGCTTCTCGGCACGGACCTCATCAAGCCGACTCCGCAGATGCTCGACGCCTACGACGACTGTCTCGGGGTTACCGCGGCATTCAACCTGAACCTTCTGGCGCGTATCAACCGCGAACTGGGCGGAAATTTTGCGCTACCGCATTTTCGTCACGAAGCGCGCTACAACCCCGAGACGCGCAGCATCGAAATGCATCTCCGGTCGGAACGCTACCAGAACGTCACCATCTCTCGCGCCGGCCTCACCGTAACGTTCCGCGAAGGCGAAACCATTTGGACGGAGAGCAGCCACAAATACTCCCGGCCGGAGCTTTTGCAATTGGCAATGGCGGCAGGGTTTCGCTGCGATCAGCAATGGGTGGATGACGAATGGCCGTTTGCAGAAACACTGTTACGCGCAGAGTGA
- a CDS encoding VWA domain-containing protein, protein MKFLGVALILGVTSLACLAQDPETTLKVDVKLVNVFVTVTDAHGGPVASLQKENFLLKEDGKEQKIAIFSRESAIPLSIVLAIDTSLSTKKDLPLEQAAAHKFAHTIVRPQDGLAVYKFSEEVTQVVPFTADLGRIDAGIDHLRNGSATALFDVVFLGAEALGKRQGRKVIVAVTDGGDTISQVDYKQALRAAQESEAIIYSVIIVPIEASAGRDTGGEHALIQFSEDTGGKYYYASSLQQLDEAFRQISDELRTQYLLAYYPSQRESFADFRHIQIDLTNPPAGGPYRARYRAGYYTTKDSF, encoded by the coding sequence ATGAAATTTCTTGGCGTAGCCCTGATCCTCGGTGTCACAAGCCTGGCCTGTCTGGCGCAGGATCCGGAAACCACTCTCAAGGTTGATGTCAAACTAGTTAACGTCTTCGTAACCGTCACCGATGCCCACGGCGGGCCGGTGGCGAGCCTGCAAAAAGAAAACTTCCTATTGAAGGAAGACGGCAAGGAACAGAAGATCGCAATCTTCAGCCGCGAGTCCGCGATACCGCTATCGATCGTGCTCGCGATTGATACCAGCTTGAGCACCAAGAAAGATCTTCCTCTGGAGCAGGCCGCGGCGCACAAATTCGCGCACACCATTGTTCGCCCACAAGACGGGCTCGCGGTTTACAAGTTCAGTGAAGAAGTCACGCAGGTGGTGCCGTTCACCGCTGACCTTGGCCGCATCGACGCCGGCATCGATCATCTTCGCAACGGATCGGCCACGGCATTGTTCGACGTCGTGTTTCTCGGCGCGGAGGCGTTAGGAAAACGGCAGGGAAGAAAGGTGATCGTAGCGGTCACCGATGGCGGAGACACGATCAGCCAGGTCGACTACAAACAAGCGCTGCGCGCAGCCCAGGAATCCGAAGCAATTATCTACAGCGTCATCATCGTCCCGATCGAAGCCAGCGCTGGACGCGACACGGGGGGCGAACATGCCCTGATTCAGTTTTCTGAAGACACGGGCGGCAAATATTACTACGCAAGCTCACTGCAACAGCTGGACGAAGCCTTCCGCCAGATCAGCGACGAACTCCGCACCCAATACCTTCTCGCGTACTATCCCTCGCAGCGCGAGTCGTTCGCCGATTTCCGCCACATCCAAATCGACTTGACCAACCCTCCCGCCGGAGGTCCCTACCGGGCCCGCTACCGCGCGGGATACTACACCACGAAAGACTCGTTCTAG
- the egtB gene encoding ergothioneine biosynthesis protein EgtB, whose amino-acid sequence MLATNHEIDVPRALISSLEDARRRTDALFDIVRPDSLYERPIRERHRIIFYIGHLEAFDRNLLRGRSLSLPDTSAQLDRLFAFGIDPVGGGLPTDQPSDWPKVEQVRQYVRRVREELDERLQKLAQGTGGSDGEFSPALLLNVAIEHRLMHAETLAYMLHRLPYERKIAPADIPRISAGARASGMIEIPSGAVALGLSRSDNAFGWDNEYERHAVEVPGFAIERYKTTNAEYLGFLNEGGYANQKLWSDADWVWKESSGISHPAFWEKQDHGAPWFWKGMFSAIPLPLDWPVYVSHAEASAYARWAGKSLPNEAQWQRAVYGAQDGQSRKYPWGAQSPDASRGNFDFAHWDPVSVAAHPAGASVFGPEDILGNGWEWTSTVFAPFRGFETFSFYPGYSADFFDGKHFVIKGASSRTAACMLRPSFRNWFQAHYQYVYAGFRCVSNRLA is encoded by the coding sequence ATGCTCGCAACCAATCATGAAATCGATGTGCCCCGTGCGTTGATCTCCAGTTTGGAGGATGCGCGACGCCGGACCGACGCGCTGTTTGATATCGTCCGTCCTGACTCGCTGTACGAGCGCCCCATCCGCGAACGGCACCGGATTATTTTCTACATCGGGCACCTGGAAGCCTTTGATCGAAATCTTCTCCGGGGAAGATCGCTTTCTCTTCCTGACACTTCTGCCCAGCTCGATCGATTGTTCGCATTCGGGATCGATCCGGTCGGGGGCGGTCTACCCACCGACCAGCCATCCGACTGGCCAAAGGTCGAACAGGTACGGCAGTACGTCCGGCGGGTACGCGAGGAACTGGATGAACGCCTTCAGAAACTAGCGCAGGGAACTGGAGGGAGTGACGGAGAATTCTCCCCGGCGCTGCTCCTGAATGTGGCGATCGAGCATCGTTTGATGCACGCCGAGACGCTCGCTTACATGCTGCATCGTTTGCCATACGAGCGGAAGATCGCTCCTGCGGATATCCCGCGCATTTCGGCTGGAGCGCGCGCTTCGGGAATGATTGAAATTCCTTCCGGTGCGGTTGCCCTTGGCCTGTCTCGCTCCGACAATGCTTTCGGATGGGATAACGAATACGAACGCCACGCGGTCGAAGTTCCCGGTTTTGCGATTGAACGTTACAAGACAACCAATGCCGAATACCTGGGATTCCTCAACGAGGGGGGCTACGCCAATCAAAAATTGTGGAGCGACGCGGATTGGGTGTGGAAAGAGTCGAGCGGCATTTCGCATCCAGCATTTTGGGAGAAACAGGATCACGGTGCCCCGTGGTTCTGGAAGGGGATGTTCTCTGCGATTCCTTTGCCGCTTGATTGGCCTGTGTATGTGAGCCATGCCGAGGCGAGTGCCTACGCACGTTGGGCAGGGAAGAGCCTGCCCAATGAAGCACAGTGGCAGAGGGCAGTGTATGGAGCGCAGGACGGACAATCCAGAAAGTATCCCTGGGGTGCACAGTCACCTGATGCGTCCCGCGGCAATTTTGATTTTGCGCATTGGGATCCTGTTTCAGTGGCTGCCCATCCTGCTGGTGCTAGCGTTTTTGGCCCGGAAGACATACTCGGTAACGGTTGGGAGTGGACGTCGACGGTGTTCGCGCCGTTCCGCGGGTTTGAAACATTTTCGTTTTATCCGGGATATTCCGCCGACTTTTTCGATGGCAAGCATTTCGTAATCAAAGGCGCATCGTCGCGCACGGCTGCATGTATGTTGCGGCCTTCGTTTCGTAACTGGTTCCAGGCGCATTACCAGTACGTCTATGCAGGATTTCGCTGTGTGAGCAACCGGCTCGCGTGA